Within the Plectropomus leopardus isolate mb chromosome 15, YSFRI_Pleo_2.0, whole genome shotgun sequence genome, the region GTGAACTGGCTGTCCTGTGAATGACTGGTCCTTCAGCTCTTTTTCTTAAACAGTGGGATTCCTGACAAAGGTAAGAGGTACATAGTTAAACACAGAGCTGAAGCTCATTAAAAGCTCCACATATTCAAGAGGACCTGCAGATTCACACAGTACTCCTCTGTGGTTCATCACTCTCAGCAACCCTTCCCTAGACAAAGTGTAATCCTGACGCAAAGAAGTAGAGTGGCTGAAATGAGAAAAGTATTTGAGGCCGGGGACAGTCAGACAGAGACTGTGAGGTTGTGTAAAGGCTTGGGTAGGAGGCACCTTCTGAGCACTGACGCTTAACATGTTTGCATAAGTGCATAATGCTAATTAAATGGTGATCCCaccatcaaaccaatttacaaGACCACAGAGTCATTTCAAGGCAAATCAGGGCAATTGCCCTAAAAAGCATCACTGCCTGCTATTAATGCCTTTTAGGTGGACTACGAGTATGCAACATATTCACTAAAGTGAAAGGACCTCATGTCTTGTGTCCCTTGTAATAACTTTATTCTTTGGTGATATtatactattatttattattttattatttattttattattttattttattttattttattttatttttttattttttttatttttttattttattttattttattttattttatttattatttatttatttttttcaattaaattgtATTCTATTGAAAATAgctcaaaaagacacacaacaaaattgtATCAGGTAGTACAGGTTATGTCTGAAAAATTATGTTGTGATCTGTGATCTGCAATTTGCACTTAGTCTAGATATCTGAAGGATTTATGTACaatgcacacatacacttgtGGCCATTAAATCAGAGGCATAGAATACAtcctataaatatatataatgtctaTAATTTTGtctatgttttttctttgctgtcttTCTTATACCTTGTTTGCAGTGTACTGTTTCTTGAAGAGAGCTGAACTGGGCATTGTAGGAGTTAACTACCTCCAGAGGGTGGCAGTAATGTAACACCAAAGATGCaagctgctgtaaaaacaccaaaacaaacgaAGAAGAAGCAAGCGCGTCATATTCAACATGTCTGCGCCCTTCAGCAAGGTGGTAAAGCTGCAATATTATTTCAACAAGCATTAATAATCAGGTTTTAGACGGTCTTTGGAAAATTATTGACTGAAACCTGTTTCGTTATAGTTATGTCTACGCGTCCGATAACATGATAAATCCGACGGAGCCGTTTTAACGTTTGTTATATAAATTCAAGATCACATTTTAGACATCTGGAAGCCCTCAGTCAGTTGTTTACTTCCTCAAATGCAATTCTTTAGATTTATAAGTTAATATCACGCTGGTAATCGCAACAATAgttatttaaatttcaaattgattttttagtCTGGTTTGTAGTAGAAAAACTACTAAATTGAATGTCGTTTGCGACGTGAGCTTactacaaaatgtaaaatatcatcATAATAAAGCACTTTTGCCGTGAAACATTCATGCCGAATTTAAGGATGCCTTCATTGAATCCATAATATCTTCTAAAATAGTACTTAAATTGACATTTAATTTTGCtaggcataaaaacatttaaaatcatagtTTTTTTGAATGGACTTTGGCCGAACGTTTCTTCCGGATCAGAGAGGATTATGTGCCAAAGCCAAGTCATATCGAGCTTACATTGTTTTGCCACATAGTGAATCTTCTAAACAAATCCGCTCACACAATGGCTTTCAGGAGAGCGACAACCCTTCTTCAGTGTGGAAAGGAGTGTGTCTTTAGTCTATGGATAACTCATTGTCAGAAATCACCAAATGTCATGAGGAAACCTGTCAGTTTTTATGAATACTCCAGTAATCACTGTGGCAGAACTACAAGAACTCTTCACACCGGTACACCTTTGTTGGTGGCTAAGTTGCTGTCTGTGGATGAGCTTTTTGCCAAGAAGTCTCTGCAGGAATACCTGAAGAACATGGAGACAGAGTACACTGAATGTTTGAGAGCGACCACCAGCAGtgagacagaggagcagagcagTGAGGACGAACTGAGGGCCAAAAGGACCAAAGTGTCCCTGCTGGCTCCTCTCATCCAAAGCATCAAAGAGCTGGACACCAAACAGAAAGAGATGGCTGAGACCGAGATGCTCCTGAAAGGTGAGACTGCTCTGATTCTGCCACACAAAGACAAGAAATATGTCGAATAATTAAGACACAGTTCcatttattttgagtcaatAGACATTGTTCATCAATCTAAAGTGGTGAAGTAAGTAAAACAGTATACTTGTGCTTAGATCTATTTGCACACGACATTTAAATACTCATTCAAATACTACTGTAACTGTATGGGAAGGCAATTGTGGATAAGAACCTTAAAACGCTGTATGTGCAGttatatattgtgatatgatGTTGGGGTAATGCTGAGCATTACAATAACATTCATTGCAATATATTgcgatttattaccttttttgaACTACAAATTCaggaaaaatacattattactTGTTTTTATCGAACAagatttctgttcatttttgttgcagcagcatgAATTTAGTAGTATAAAAAAAGCAGTTGATTTATCATTCTAGTGGACTgctaaaagtttaatttgtgtcTGCAACAGAAATCATTTGTATAATACAATATTGTTACTTGGCACCTGTGTTTTGTTGCAATATTGCTATGCAAAATCCTCCAATACTCTGTTGTATCAGTTTTTTACCCCCAGAAATTTAATTATCTCAATtcataaattgtcattttgcacAACCCTAAACTTTACTGtatgattttttgtttctctcaaaGATGAAGACCCAGCCCTGCGAGAACTGGCGGAGCTGGAAAGTGAAGGATGTTTGCAAGATATTCAAGATCTTCGACAAAAGGTGGAACTGCAACTCTCAGCTACAGGAGCATAAAGTAACAGAACACCAAAGACAGATTTGTAACAGCAGTTTGTTGTTAACCGATAAGCAAACTCAGATGATTCCACTTCTTATATATTCAGTTATCACACatcacatttatttgacatCAGTGTTGTCGTCAACCTGCTTCACTGATCAGATCCTGGACCTGCTGATCCCTGAGGAGGCGGCGGATATGAGCGACCTCGTTCTGGAGGTTACGGCCGGTGTCGGGGGTCAGGAGGCCATGCTGTTTACTGATGAGGTCTGGAAGCACTTCTtcatatcatttattatttaaaacagttcTTGAAAtagtggactttttttttgtttgagtaaAAGTAAGTCAAAAGTAGCAGCATATTGATTAAAAACTAGgatgataaatatatttcaaaataagtgaTATGATTCAACATCAGGGCATCAGTAGGAACTTAAAGGAGCATAAAAAAGCGATTGAAGAAGATCAGAGGAGAGAGGACTCATTGTGAAGCAAGAAAACGAAAatcctttctctgtttgtttacatttctgtcCTCTCTTCAGGTGTTTGACATGTACCAGGGCTTCGCTCAGCACCACGACTGGTCCTTCGACATCCTGGAGCACATGACGAGTGAATTAGGTcagtgcacacagacacaagtgATTATTGCCAGACTGAAAACACGGTTCACccaaagcacaacaaaacttttttccacatatttcTGTCGTCAGCTTTAATGTATCTGGAAGGAGACGTCATGGTTTTTGATATCCTAAAACCTCGGCTTTCTTTTGCCTCAGGCAGACCGACCTTTTAAGGCAATATTATTTATGCAACTGTCACGTAAAGACCTTAAAGGCGGAGTCAGAGATTCTGGAGAAAGATTGATGATATTTGAACtccacaccaaaacaaataaactccTCCTGTAAATGGTCCCATCAGCCTCCCTGTTGCTCTTACTGCGTTTGTCTTTGTACATCTattgctgccttcatgtgctccttgaaaatattgttttacgAGTTACAAGTACATGAACGGCTGTCCAAAGTTATAATTACGAGtgagaaattgggaaattttgatACCCGAGTTGTAACATTTGTGTGGCATTCCAGAGCAGCAGAAATagcagaaagcatggaaacGGTGTCAGCAGTCAATTTTTGTTGCAGTTACCTCTGCAACACCTTAAGCCCTTATTCACTGAGACAACAGGGCCATAAAGCTAGCTAGCTAAGCAAATATTAGCTGattataatgttatttatacctataaacaaatcaaaacctCAACTACATGTCTGATGTGTATTATATGTGCTTTGTTCTGCCGCTAAAACACAAAGAGGCTCTGTGCTACTTGCTTTTGGTAAAACATCAGCCATGACAAAACAACCTTTTTACTTCTAGTgtccatgtttgtgtttttttttctgaccagagtgcttgaatgtgtgtatgtcatAATTATGACTGCACAACTGGGAAGTATGATATTTCTAAGCAACACGAGAGGGAAGCATAAGGACTTTCCCCTGTCCTGTGCACGAGCAAGACCGAGCAAGTTTTGTGTTAGAATCACTGACTGCATCTTTAACAAGTCTAGTGTATTAAGTTTCAGCTATTATTAGTATTTAGTATTAAGCTGTTGAGTCTAAAGGACAATTAAGTAATTAAGGAGTCAGgataaaatgctgttaaaagTGCTGGATTACTTGTCAGTGTCtggattttctgttgttttgaacATGTCAGAAACATCATAGAGTGAATTAGATATCGTCTATTGTTTCTTTATAAGAAGGATGGAAAGTGAAAGaggacaaacacatttttgtgtcttaattAGGGACTTATAGTGGGGATGGGATTAGAAAAGGATAGTGTTATATGTcaacaaaaagtgcaaaaccCCGTGCTGTCTTTTACGCTAAAAGCACCGCTGCATTAACTGACTATGAACACAGAGAGGAGCCCTTTCTGTGCCGCAGACGTGTGGAGTGTCCACTGAGGTTTGCCATCAAATGCTgattaactttaacttttttaagacacatcaAAAGACACTTAGTACTTCTCTTTGAAATGACACTTGAAATACCCACGTATCAATACCAAGTATTCACTTATGATTCGGTATTGTGTGCAgtattttattctttgttttgtaaGTGACGATTTCgtgtagttttatgttgtattgtctgtcttgtgtcttCTTCTTTATGTCGCTTTATTTCATGTACAACTGCGTGTattatttgtcttgtgtgtgtctttctttttatcccctttttttaatttttattttattactttttattatcaTGTCATTGTGCGGTGTATTTGTTCTGACCTGCCGAGGGCCTGCAGATGAGAATTTgctgtaaagaaaagaaaagtttgaagtaacattttttggtactttttggTGCTCACCTATGACCAGGTGGACTGCGTCACGCCTCAGCCAGCATCAGTGGCCCTCAGAGCTACAAGAGGATGAAGTTCGAGGCTGGAGTCCATCGAGTTCAGAGGGTTCCCAGGACTGAAAAACAGGGCAGAATGCACACCAGCACCATGACTGTGGCTGTACTGCCCCAACCCACTGAGGTACAGCTTTACACCAGTCAGGGATGGCACAAACAACCCAGTTAAAACAGCCCAGCTCTCCAACAGGAATCATGACAGATTAAGTATTAAGAAGAGCATGCATTTCCTGTTGGATTGAGATGCTGGATGGAAATGATTCACAATATCACATAGAAAAGATTAGTTTGTAGTGAATGAAAGCACTCAAATATGTCGGGttgtgttggttgttttttatatttcaaccTGCTGAGGCAGCATTTCatatcaaaatacaaaaatgcaggtttaaaattttgaaatattaattaactaatattatattataatatatatattatatatattataattgttattatatttatgtatcGTGTTTTAGTGTGACTCAGTGAAGTTTTATCTCATTTGCTCTAAATTTTACTGCCTTTTTAGCTCTGTGTCCTTTTTTCGTTTTAACACGGATTTACCGTGCAGGTGGAACATTTAGGATTAggtttgtcttttcttctcATCTGCTATTAATTAAGATGTAAGTAAATTgcggtgtttgtgtgtttctgtcagatCTCTTTCACGCTAAACTCAAAGGACCTGAGGATAGAAACTAAGAGAGCGAGCGGAGCTGGAGGCCAACATGTGAACACCACAGACAGTGCAGTCAGGATTGTCCATCTGCCGACAGGTAACAACTGTAACCACCCTGTGTTGTAATAGATAGAACATACTTTacagcttattttattttacagtgagaCACTGTAAAACAGATGGGGGCATCAGGCAGACTCTGTCCccagtgaaataaaatattttaaacttatttcttctttatttttagatcatAAAGCTTGACAAAAAATGATAGATTGGTCTCTATTTTTTCCCAACACTGGGGACCACAGCGCTTATCATAAATGTACTTGAtagattgtttaaaaaaagtgccatttaaTACAGCAAACAGCCTAAGCCATTTGTAATTGGGATTTCCATTTGAAAATTTCTCCAACATGGGAAATGCAACTTTCTTCTcctatattacattttttaaatgcaaagttttaatattaaaataaaaacctcagAAAATCAGAGGCCATGTCTGAACTGATCTCCTTGAGGTGTTGTCTTATGAATTTTCTGTGATATGTGTAACAATCAAGGTAGGGCTTTGGTGCTGTCTACACGGGTCTGTATTTCTCTGAGTGTTGTTATGAAACGAGCATAACTTTTCAACTACATCTTTTGGGATGCCAACATAAGAATAGGCCTTTAGtacttgttttatgtttgataGGTGTGGTTGCAGAGTGCCAGCAGGAGCGTTCCCAGATAAAGAACAAGGAGAAAGCCATGAAGGCTCTGAGAGCGAAACTGTACAGCATGAAGCTCGAGGAGGAGACCAGCAAACGCTACAACCAACGTAAAATACAGGTGGGACTcagaataaatacagaaaaatacagtatactgtGATCAACAAGTGAAGACATTCAAATATTATCTAAAATACAGGTGTGACAactgattttttcccccccaaaatattaaaaaaggttatttttgaGACACGGAGTTCTTAaccagccaaaaaataaataaatatagctcTATAAATTTGAATGTTCAACTGATTTTGTGGgtctttctgaaaaaaaaaaaaggcaaaatagaCAAAGCAAGCCCAAAAGTATGCATGCAAAATAAAGTTAAGATATTTTATACTAGtaatgctactactactac harbors:
- the mtrf1l gene encoding peptide chain release factor 1-like, mitochondrial isoform X1, translated to MAFRRATTLLQCGKECVFSLWITHCQKSPNVMRKPVSFYEYSSNHCGRTTRTLHTGTPLLVAKLLSVDELFAKKSLQEYLKNMETEYTECLRATTSSETEEQSSEDELRAKRTKVSLLAPLIQSIKELDTKQKEMAETEMLLKDEDPALRELAELESEGCLQDIQDLRQKILDLLIPEEAADMSDLVLEVTAGVGGQEAMLFTDEVFDMYQGFAQHHDWSFDILEHMTSELGGLRHASASISGPQSYKRMKFEAGVHRVQRVPRTEKQGRMHTSTMTVAVLPQPTEISFTLNSKDLRIETKRASGAGGQHVNTTDSAVRIVHLPTGVVAECQQERSQIKNKEKAMKALRAKLYSMKLEEETSKRYNQRKIQIGTKGRSEKIRTYNFAQDRITDHRIGMTVHDIKSFLLGEDLLDEMNSSLQEFSNQETLAELLGEID
- the mtrf1l gene encoding peptide chain release factor 1-like, mitochondrial isoform X2; amino-acid sequence: MKTQPCENWRSWKVKDVCKIFKIFDKRWNCNSQLQEHKILDLLIPEEAADMSDLVLEVTAGVGGQEAMLFTDEVFDMYQGFAQHHDWSFDILEHMTSELGGLRHASASISGPQSYKRMKFEAGVHRVQRVPRTEKQGRMHTSTMTVAVLPQPTEISFTLNSKDLRIETKRASGAGGQHVNTTDSAVRIVHLPTGVVAECQQERSQIKNKEKAMKALRAKLYSMKLEEETSKRYNQRKIQIGTKGRSEKIRTYNFAQDRITDHRIGMTVHDIKSFLLGEDLLDEMNSSLQEFSNQETLAELLGEID